From the Chelonoidis abingdonii isolate Lonesome George chromosome 12, CheloAbing_2.0, whole genome shotgun sequence genome, one window contains:
- the LOC116819243 gene encoding LOW QUALITY PROTEIN: olfactory receptor 10A2-like (The sequence of the model RefSeq protein was modified relative to this genomic sequence to represent the inferred CDS: inserted 1 base in 1 codon): MKNSQETVGRNSTTITGFILLSFSDIPSLQHLFFLVFLVTYIVTLAGNLLIIVLTLTDPTLHTPMYFFLRNLSLLEMCYTSVNVPKMLRNLLSXDKAISFIGCAMQTYFICFLGGSECFLLASMAYDRYVAICRPLHYPVVMNRKVSTRLAAGSWLSGLLVYFGLTSMVFTLPFCRSHEINHFFCDIPPLLKLACGNTSRSKMAVFLVALFFVTFPFMLILMSYVCIISTILRVPSGAGRRKSFSICCSHFMVVTLFFGSVCIMYLNPNSSYSPGTDKFLSLSYTVITPMLNPIIYSLRNKEVKGAFWRMVGRRRFC; this comes from the exons ATGAAAAATAGCCAAGAAACAGTGGGAAGAAACAGCACGACAATCACTGGATTCATTCTCCTCAGTTTTTCTGACATTCCCAGCCtgcagcatttattttttttggtgtttcTGGTCACCTACATAGTCACCTTGGCTGGAAACCTTCTAATCATTGTCCTCACATTGACTGACCCAACCCTTCatacccccatgtacttcttcctcagGAACCTGTCCCTCTTGGAGATGTGCTACACATCAGTCAATGTCCCTAAGATGCTTAGGAATCTGCTCT GGGATAAAGCCATCTCTTTCATTGGCTGTGCTATGCAAACCTATTTCATCTGTTTCCTGGGTGGGTCAGAGTGTTTTCTCCTGGCATCCATGGCCTACGATCGCTATGTTGCAATATGCAGGCCTCTGCATTACCCCGTGGTTATGAACAGGAAGGTGTCCACTAGACTGGCTGCTGGATCCTGGCTCAGTGGTCTCCTCGTGTACTTTGGTCTCACCAGCATGGTATTCACCCTACCCTTCTGCAGATCCCACGAGATTaatcatttcttctgtgacatccctccactgctgaagctggcttGTGGGAACACCTCCCGCAGCAAAATGGCTGTCTTCTTGGTGGCTCTGTTCTTTGTCACCTTCCCCTTCATGCTGATTCTCATGTCCTATGTCTgcatcatctccaccatcctgagggtcccctctggggcaggcaggaggaagTCTTTCTCCATCTGCTGCTCGCACTTCATGGTGGTTACGTTGTTCTTTGGCTCTGTTTGCATTATGTATCTGAATCCCAATTCCTCCTACTCACCAGGCACAGacaagtttctctctctgtcctacACGGTCATCACACCCATgctaaaccccatcatctacagcctgaggaacaaagagGTGAAGGGGGCATTCTGGAGAATGGTGGGCAGAAGAAGATTCTGTTGA